The window ATCCGCTATTATCGCGACGACGAAGCGGTAGAGCTGGACTGGGCCGGGTTCGATCATTTCAATGCGGAGCCGGGCACCCATGGATGAAGCCAAGCGTCGGCTGCGGATGAGCAATCCGTGGCACCTGCTGGCCACCGGTTTTGGCAGCGGTTTGTCGCCGGTGATGCCGGGCACCATGGGATCGCTGGCGGCGATCCCGTTCTGGCTGCTGCTGATCCAGCTGCCGTGGCAGCTCTACTCGCTGGCGGTGATGTTCAGCATCTGTATCGGCGTCTATATTTGCCACCGCACGGCAAAAGACATGAAGGTGCACGATCACGGCAGCATCGTCTGGGATGAGTTCGTCGGCATGTGGATCACGCTGATGGCGCTGCCGATCAACGACTGGCGCTGGGTCGCCGCCGGTTTCGTCATCTTCCGCATTCTGGATATGTGGAAGCCGTGGCCGATCCGCTGGTTCGACCGCAACGTGCATGGCGGCATGGGCATCATGGTCGACGATATCATCGCCGGCGTGCTGTCCGCCGGCATCATCTACCTGATTGGCCACCACTGGCCTATCGGGCTGTTCTGACAGACGGGCGCGCTTCTTCGCGCCCGCTTCTCTTTATTCAAACCCTGTCACCCGGTGCGGCACGTAGGCCGTCTCCAGTTCCGCCACCTCTTGTGGCGACAAACTCAAATCGACCGCGGCGATGGCGTCATCCAACTGCTCGCTGCGTGAAGCGCCGACGATCGGCGCGCTGACCGTCGGTTTGTTCAGCAGCCAGGCCAGCGCGATCTGCGCGCGTGAAACGCCACGTTCGTCGGCGAGGCTGGCGACGCGCTCGGCGATGATGGCGTCGATGCCTTCAGTGTCCTCGTACAGGCTCTTGCCGAACTGGTCGGAGACCAGCCGCGCGGTGGTTTCGCCCCAGGGGCGGGTCAGGCGGCCGCGCGCCAGCGGGCTCCACGGCAGCACGGCGATGCCTTCGGCGGCGCATAGCGGGTGCATCTCGCGTTCTTCTTCGCGCTGGATCAGGTTGTATTGATCCTGCATGCTGACAAAGCGCGTCCAGCCGTGCAGATCGGCGGTATACAGCGCTTTGGCGAACTGCCAGGCGTACATCGAGGAGGCGCCGATGTATCGCGCTTTACCGGCTTTCACCACGTCATGCAGCGCTTCCAGCGTCTCTTCCAGCGGCGTTTCGTAATCCCAGCGATGGATCTGCAGCAAATCGACATAGTCGGTGCCCAGACGCCGCAGGCTGTCGTCGATGGACTGCATGATCTTGGCGCGCGACAAACCGCGCTCCAGGTTGCTCAGTGGGAAATAGACCTTGGTGGCGATCACCACGTCCTCGCGGCGCGCATAGTCGCGCAGCGCCCGACCGAGGATCTCCTCGCTGCTGCCGTCGGAATAGCTGTTGGCGGTGTCGAAAAAGTTGATGCCGGCTTCCAGCGCCTGTTTCAGCAGCGGGCGGCTGCTCTCTTCCGGCAACGTCCAGGCGTGATTGCCGCGATTCGGTTCGCCGTAGGTCATGCAACCCAGGCAGATGCGCGAAACGTTCAGATCGGTGTTGCCCAATTTCAGGTACTTCATGTTTGCCTCCCATTCACAGCTCAGACAGTAACTGTAGCGCGGATCCCGGAGGGCGGAAACGAAAACGCCTCCGAGAGCGGAGGCGTTTTTTCAGGCGCTGGGGGGATTACTGCGCCAGCCAGGTTTCGATTTGGCGCTGAATGCCGGCGGCGTCCAGCCCCAGATCGGCGCGCAGCTCTTCCTGGCTGCCCTGCGAGACGAAGCTGTCAGGCAGGCCGAGGTTCAGCACCGGCACCGGTCGGCGTTTGGCCATCAGCAGTTCGTTGACGCCGCTGCCGGCGCCGCCCATGATGGCGTTCTCTTCCAGCGTCACCAGCGTTTCATGGCTGGCGGCCAGCTCGAGCACCAACTGCTCGTCCAGCGGCTTGACGAAGCGCATGTCGACCAGCGTGGCGTTGAGCGTTTCCGCCGCTTGCGCGGCCTCCGGCAGCAGAGTGCCGAAGTTGAGAATGGCGATCTTTTCCCCCTGGCGGCGCACCACGCCTTTGCCGATCGGCAGCATGCTGAGCGGCTCCAGCGCCGCGCCGGTGCCGGTGCCGCGCGGATAGCGCACGGCGCTCGGGCCGGCATTGTAGTGATAGCCGGTATACAGCATCTGGCGGCATTCGTTTTCGTCGCTCGGCGTCATGATCACCATGGTCGGGATGCAGCGCATGAACGACAGATCGAACGCCCCCTGGTGGGTCTGGCCGTCGGCGCCGACGATGCCGCCGCGATCGATGGCGAACATCACCGGCAGGTTCTGGATCGCCACATCGTGGATCAGCTGATCGTAGGCGCGTTGCAGGAAGGTGGAATAGATCGCCACCACCGGCTTGTAGCCGCCGATCGCCAGCCCGGCGGCGAAGGTGACCGCGTGCTGCTCGGCGATCGCCACATCAAAATATTGCTGCGGGTAGTCGCGGGAGAACTGCACCATGCCGGAGCCTTCGCGCATCGCCGGCGTGATCGCCATCAGCGAGCTGTCTTTGGCGGCGGTTTCACACAGCCAGTCGCCGAAGATTTTCGAATAGGTCGGCAGACCGCCGGCGCTTTTCGGCAGCGTGCCGCTGGCGGGATCGAACTTCGGCACCGCGTGGAAGCTGATCGGATCCTTCTCCGCCGGCGCGTAGCCACGGCCTTTCTTGGTCATGATGTGCAACAGCTGCGGGCCTTTCAGATCGCGCATGTTTTTCAACGTGGCGACCAGCCCCTGCACGTCGTGCCCGTCTACCGGGCCGATGTAGTTGAAGCCCAGCTCTTCGAACAGCGTGCCCGGCACCACCATGCCTTTCAGGTGCTCTTCGGTGCGTTTCACCAGCTCCTTGATCGGCGGCACGCCGGCCAGCACTTTCTTGCCGCCTTCGCGCAGGGTGGAATAAAGCTTGCCGGACAGCAGCTGCGCCAGATGGTTGTTCAGCGCGCCGACGTTTTCCGAGATCGACATCTCGTTGTCGTTCAGCACCACCAGCATGTCCGGATTGATGTCGCCGGCGTGGTTCATCGCTTCGAACGCCATGCCGGCGGTGATGGCGCCATCGCCGATCACGCACACCGTGCGGCGGCCTTTGCCTTCACGCTCCGCCGCCACCGCCATGCCGAGGCCGGCGCTGATCGAGGTTGACGAATGGCCGACCGACAGCACGTCGTATTCGCTTTCGGCGCGCCACGGGAAGGGGTGCAAGCCGTTCTTTTGCCGGATAGTGGCGATCCGGTCGCGGCGACCGGTCAGAATTTTGTGCGGGTAGGCCTGGTGGCCGACGTCCCACACCAGATGATCGAACGGCGTGTTGTAGACGAAATGCAACGCCACCGTCAGTTCGACGGTACCCAGCCCGGAGGCAAAGTGGCCGCTGGAGCGACTGACGCTGTTCAGCAGATATTGCCGCAGCTCATCGCACAGCTTCGGCAAGCTCTCTTTGGGCAGTGAGCGGAGTTCCTCGGGGTTTTCCGCTAGCGCCAGGGTTGGGTATTTGGCTATATCAAGACTCATTCGATACTCATATCAGAGGAGTTAACGTCACACGTTAATTGTCGCGTTCAATAATGAAGCTGGCTAACGCTCGCAATGGCGCTGTGTTATAAGATTGCGCTGCCAAAGTGTCTAATGCAGCTAATGCTTCCTGATAGAGATCCCACGCTTTTGCTTTCGCGCTGTCAAGCCCGAGTAACGCCGGGTAGGTACTCTTTCCGTGCTGTTGGTCCGCTCCCTGGCGCTTGCCGATCTTTTCAGTCTCGCCGACAACGTCCAAAATGTCATCCTGCACCTGGAACGCCAGGCCGACCGCGGCGGCGTAACGATCCAGCTGCGGCAGCGCCGCTCGCCCGGCTTCGCCTGCGCTCAGCGCGCCCAGGCGCACCGCCGCGCGGATCAGCGCGCCGGTTTTGTGGCGGTGGATCTGTTCCAGCGCCTGCAGATCAACGTGCTTGCCTTCAGCTTCCAGATCCAGCGATTGGCCGCCGCACATGCCGGCGACGCCGCTGGCTGCTGCCAGTTCGGAAACCATCGCCAGCCGATCGCGCAGCGCCACGTCAGGCATTTCGGCATCGGCCAGGATCGAAAACGCCAGCGTTTGCAGCGCATCGCCGGCCAGGATCGCGTTGGCTTCACCGAATTTAATGTGGCAGGTCGGCTGGCCGCGGCGCAGATCGTCGTCGTCCATCGCCGGCAGATCGTCATGGATCAGCGAGTAGGCGTGAATGCATTCCACCGCCGCCGCCGGCGCGTCCAGGTTAGCCAGCGACACGCCGAACATCTGGCCGGTGGTATACACCAGGAACGGGCGCAGGCGCTTGCCGCCCAGCAAGGCGCCATGACGCATCGCCGCCACCATGTTGCCGTCGTTGAACGGCAGCGGGGCGATGAAGTCCAGCAGCGCGCGATCGGCGCGCTGGCGGAAAATCTGCAGTTGATCGGCAAAAGCGGCCGATGGGGCGATCTCAGACATGTCGGTTACTCGGCATCCGGTGTGAAAGGCGCCAGCGCCGCATCGTCGGCGCTGTCGTTAAGAAGTATCTGCACACGCTGTTCCGCCTGTTGCAGTTTCTGCTGGCCTTGGCGCGCCAGCTGCACGCCGCGTTCGAATTCGTTCAGCGCGTCTTCCAGCGGCAGTTCGCCCGACTCCAGACGCGTCACGATGCTTTCCAGCTCGCCGAGGGCGCTTTCAAAGCTGGCTGTTTGCTCTGTACTGGCTGATTGTGCTGGTTTTTTCGGCATAATTTTCTTTTTACGTCATCATGTGAACCGTGGCGCCAGAGCCTATCCTAGCGGATCTTGATTAGCAAATCATGGCGCTCATGTGTGGTTTTGTGCGCAGAGCGCGGTGATATGGTGATATACTCCGCGCCGTAATTCTTATCTGACAACAAAGACCGCCATGAAGTTTATCATTAAATTGTTCCCGGAAATCACCATCAAGAGCCAATCTGTGCGCTTGCGCTTTATCAAGATTCTCTCGACCAATATTCGCAACGTCCTGAAGCAGTATGATGAAACGCTGGCGGTCGTCCGTCACTGGGATCATATCGAAGTTCGCGCCAAAGATGAAAACCAGCGGCCGATCATCGCCGACGCGCTGACGCGCATTCCCGGCATCCACCATATTCTGGAAGTGGAAGATCGCGCTTACACCGACATCCATCACATCTTCGAGCAGACGCTGGAAGCCTACCGCGCCCAGCTGGAAGGCAAAACCTTCTGCGTGCGCGTCAAGCGCCGCGGCAAGCAGGCGTTCAATTCGCAGGACGTGGAGCGTTATGTCGGCGGCGGCCTGAACCAGCATATCGAGAGCGCGCGCGTTAATCTTACCCGCCCGCAGGTCACGGTAAATCTGGAGATTGAAGACGACAAGCTGATGCTGGTCAAACGCCGCCTCGAAGGCATCGGCGGTTACCCGGTCGGCACTCAGGAAGACGTGATGTCGCTGATTTCCGGCGGTTTCGACTCGGGCGTGTCCAGCTATATGCTGATGCGTCGCGGCTGCCGCGTGCACTTCTGCTTCTTCAATCTGGGCGGCGCCGCGCACGAGATCGGCGTGAAGCAGGTGGCGCACTATCTGTGGAACCGCTTCGCCAGTTCGCACAAGGTGCGCTTCGTCGCCATCGACTTCGAACCGGTGGTGGGCGAGATCCTGGAGAAGGTCGACGACGGCCAGATGGGCGTGGTGCTCAAGCGCATGATGGTGCGCGCCGCTTCGCAAGTGGCCGAACGCTACGGCGTGCAGGCGCTGGTAACCGGTGAAGCGCTGGGGCAGGTGTCCAGCCAGACGCTGACCAACCTGCGCTTGATCGATAACGCGTCCGACACCCTGATCCTGCGTCCGCTGATCTCGCACGATAAAGAGCACATCATCAAACTGGCGCGTGAAATCGGCACCGAAGACTTCGCCAAAACCATGCCGGAATACTGCGGCGTGATTTCGAAGAGCCCGACGGTAAAAGCCGTCAAGGCCAAGATCGAAGAGGAAGAGAGCCACTTCGATTTCAGCATTCTCGATCGGGTGGTGAGCGAGGCGAAGAACGTTGATATTCGCTCCATCGCCGAGCAGGCGCAGGAGCAGGTGACCGAGGTAGAAACCGTTGCGGCCTTCGGCGCCGATGAGGTGATCCTGGATATCCGTTCCAACGACGAGCAGGAAGAGAAGCCGCTGCAGCTGGAACAGGTTGAAGTGAAAGCGTTGCCGTTCTACAAGCTGAGCACCCAATTCGGCGATCTGGACCAAAGCAAAACCTACCTGCTGTACTGCGAGCGCGGCGTGATGAGCCGTCTGCAGGCGTTGTACCTGCTGGAGCAGGGCTTCAGCAACGTGAAGGTTTATCGCCCGTAACGCGCGGAGCGCCATAAACGAGAAGGGCTGAACCGATGTTCAGCCCTTTTTTTATCGGCAAGCCGCTCAGTCGCGGAAATCGTACATTCCCGGGATCAGCACCAGCTGCGCGGCGATCTCCGCCGCTTTGGCCTTGCCGAGCAGCAGGTCTATCAGCTTCAGCGCGAACTCCATCGCGGTGCCCGGCCCCTGGCTGGTGAGCAGGTTGACGCGCGCGTCGTACACCACGCGGCGCTCCATCCATTTTTCCGCCGGTATCTGGTCTTTCAGGCCCGGGAAGCCGGTCATGTTGCCGACCGGGAACAGATCGTGGTGCTGCAGCACCAGCGCCGGCGCCGCACAGATGGCGGCGACGATGTTCCCCTGCAGGTGCATCTGCCGCACTTTTTCCACCAGCAACGGGCTGTCGCGGAAGCATTCTGCGCCTTTCAGGCCGCCGGGCAGCACGATGGCGTCGAAAGGCTCATCGACGATCGCCACCAGCGGCGCATCGGCCAGCAGTTTGACGCCGCGCGAACAGACGATAGTCAGCTCGCCGTCGCCGGCGACGCTGGCGGTAGTGACTTTTACGCCCGCCCGCACCAGCAGATCGATGGTGGTGACGGCTTCGGTTTCTTCGCTACCAGGTGCCAGGCAAACCAGCGCCGATACGCTCATATTCATTTTCCTTTCGTTTAATCAATTCAAACAGCCGCGCATTCTCCGGCAGCGTGAGGCCGTGGCTGCGCGCGCGGCGCAGCAGGTAGCCGGTGATGTAGTCGATCTCGGTGTGTCGCTGGCTGCGGATATCCTGCAGCATCGACGAAACGTTGTCGGCGGTGCTGTGGATCACGTCCATCACATATTGCATCAGGCCTTCGCAGGAGGTGTGGTAGCCCTCCATCGCCATCACGCTGGCGACTTCACGACACAGCGCTTCGATTTGCTCCGGGTAGCGCTGCAGATCGCCGTTGCGACAGCCGTACAGCGCCGTCAGCGGGTTGATTACGCAGTTGACCGCCAGCTTGCGCCAGTTGGCCGAGGCGATATTGTTGTGCCAGGCAACGTCAGGCAAAGCCTGATGCAGCACTTCCGCCAGGTGGCTGAGCTGTTGGGCGGCCGGCGAGGTTGGGCCGATGTGGGTGATGCCGGTGGCGACGTGGATAATGGTGCTGCCTTCGTGGCGCGCGGCGTGGGTGGTGGTGCCCTGCAGGATGGGCTGGCCGTTTGGCGGCAGTTCCTCCTGGGTGCCCATGCCGTTATGCAACAGCAAAATGGCGCACTGAGGGTTCAGCTTCGGCAGCAGCGCGCTGACCGCACTGGACACCTGCCAGGCTTTCAGCGTCACCAGCAGCAGCTCGCTCTGCGCGAGGTGCTCAGGATCGTTGGTGGGCAAATTGCGATTAAACGAGACGCCTTCCGGCTCGATCACGTTCACGGCGCAAAAAGGCTGCGGCACTCTTAGCCATCCCTGTACATCGTGGCCCTGCTGATACAGCCGGGAGAGCCACAGTTGTCCGAGCGCGCCGCAACCAAGAATGGTTATTTTCATTCAGTCTCCTTGGAAACACGGGAATACCGCTCAATTACCGTGATTTAACTATAGGCTTTATGGCAGCCTGAAGCGCTATCCCTGCGTGCGTTCAGCAGATTTTGTCTGAGGCGGCAAAGCGGTTATCATGCTCGGCATCAAAATCGCCTAAGCTATTAGGCACTCATTCAGGAGGAAGAAGTATGCCATCTTTCGACATCGTTTCCGAAATTGATATGCAGGAAGTGCGTAACGCCGTTGAGAACGCCACCCGCGATCTCGGCACCCGCTGGGATTTTCGCAACGTGCCGGCCAGCTTTGAGCTAAACGAGAAAAACCAAAGCATTAAGGTTGCCACCGAGTCTGATTTTCAGGTGCAGCAGCTGCTCGACATTCTGCGCGAAAAGCTGAGCAAGCGCAGCATCGACGGCGCCGCGCTGGAGATCCCGGAAGAGTTTACCCACAGCGGTAAAACCTACAGCGTGGAAGCCAAGCTGAAGCAGGGGATTGAAACCTCTGTAGCGAAGAAAATCGTCAAGCTGATCAAAGACAGCAAGCTGAAGGTGCAGGCGCAGATCCAGGGCGAAGAAGTGCGGGTGACCGGCAAATCACGCGACGACTTGCAGAGCGTGATGGCGCTGGTGCGCGGCGGCGATCTGGGGCAGCCGTTCCAGTTCAAGAACTTCCGCGATTAATCTCGACGGGGCCGGCATTGCCGGCCCCGTTTCTTTACAGCGAATTGACCAGCGCTTCCAACTGACCGCGATTGGTCTGCTTGGTATCCACCTTGACGTAGGCGCTGCGCTCTTCCGGCACCACGATCGCCTCGGCCACGCCGGGCTGCGCCTTCAGGCGGCTTTCCAGCGCCGAATCCTTCACCGCCAGTTCCGACAGCGTAATGCGCAGGCTGCTGACATACGGCGGCTCTTTCATGGTGCTGCTGATCAGGAACCAGACGGCGGCTAATACCGCGCCGGCGATAAACACCAAGCCTGCCCCCTGCAAACCGTACAGCCAGCCGCCGAGGCTGCCGCCGATCGCCACGCCGATAAACTGGCTGGTGGAGTAGACCCCCATCGCGGTGCCTTTGTAGCCGGCCGGTGACTCTTTGCTGATTAGCGAAGGCAGAATGGCTTCCATCACGTTGAAGGCCATAAAGAACAGCTGTACGCCGGCGATGATGCCCCACAGGTGCGCGCCGGAGAGCCACAGCAGCACTTCGGCGCAGAACAGCACCGCCACGCAGCCCATAAACACCTGCTTCATGCGGCGATACTTTTCGGCATAGATGATGAACGGTACTACGGCGGCGAACGACACCAGCATGGTCACCAGGTAGACGATCCAGTGTTCGCTGGCCGCCAGCCCGGCTTTCTCCATCGCCAGCGGCAGCGCCACGAAGCTCGACATCAGCAGGATATGCAGGCACATGATGCCGACGTTGAGCTTCAGCAGGCGCGAGTTGCTCAGCACTTTGCGGAAGCTGCCGCGCACGATGCTGGACTCGCGGTTCAACAGATGGGTATCGGCGGAAGGCACTACTGCCAGAGTGATGACGATGCCGGCCAGCGCCAGCACGGCGATCATCCAGAACAACGCATGCAGGCCAAAGGCATGAGTGATGATAGGGCCCAGAACCATGGCGATGGCGAAGGTGATGCCAAAGCTGACGCCGATGAACGCCATCGCTTTGGTGCGGTTCTGCTCGCGGGTCAGATCGGAGAGCAGCGCCATTACCGCGGCGGCGATGGCGCCGGAGCCTTGCAACGCGCGGCCGAGGATCACGCCCCAGATAGAGTCAGTGACCGCGGCGATCACGCTGCCGAGGGCAAAAATCAGCAGGCCGCCGACGATCAGCGGCTTGCGGCCGATGCGATCGGACACCAGGCCGAACGGGATCTGAAACACCGCCTGCGCCAGGCCGTAGATGCCGATGGCGATGCCGATCAGCGCTTCGCTGGCGCCGTTGAGCGCCATGCCGTAGGTGGTCAGCACCGGCAATACCATAAACATGCCGAGCATGCGCAGGGAGAATACGGTGCCCAATCCCCAGGTAGCGCGGCGCTCCTGCGGGGTCATTGAATTATCGTTCACATCAAACCTCGGTAAAAACCATGCCATCAGACGTTGAGACAGCGCCTGATGGCATGATTTCTGTAAAGCTGCGTCATTTTAGTGTGCGGGGCAGGGGGGGTAAATCGAATGTTGTTTAACAGATATTACAGTTTGGCCGCTTTTCGGCGTGACAAATAAAATGGGCCGCAAAAGCGGCCCATTCACAGATGATTTGGCTTACCAAACGTAGGTCACCAGCGCTTCAGGCGCCGCCGTGGCGCTGAAGTCGATCGACATCATCACGCTCAGCGAGGTGATGGCGACGATGGAGAACACGAACAGTTTACGCGCCCAGACGCTGTCGTTTTCGGTCTTGTAACCGCGCAGCGCCATGCCCAGCCACCATACGCTCACCGCCGCAGCGACGATCAGGTACTTGTAGCCGGCATAACCTACCAGGGTCAGCATCAGCGTGGCGATCATAAATGCCAGGATGTAGACCGTGATGTGGTTCTTGGCGACGGAAATGCCTTTCACCACCGGCAGCACCGGAATGTTGGCCGCCTGGTAATCTTTAAAGCGGAAGATAGCGATCGCATAAGAATGCGGCATCTGCCACAGGCTAAAGATAGCCAGCAGGATCAACGCGCCGGCGTCGAACTCGTTGGTCACCGCGCAGTAGCCGATAACCGGCGGCGCGGCGCCCGACAGGCTGCCGATCAGCGTGCCGTAGACCGAATGGCGTTTCATGTACAGGCTGTAAACGCCGACATAAACCACGAAGCCCATCACCGCCAGCCACATGGCCAGCGGGTTGGCCGCGATATACAGCAACGCGAAGCCCGCAATACCCAACACGGTCGCATAAACCAGGGTGACACTCGGCGCGATCAGGCCTTTTACCAGCACCCGATTCTTCGTTCTCTCCATTTTCTTGTCGATGTCGCGGTCGATGTAGTTATTAAACACACAGCCCGACGCGACCACCAACGAGACACCCACCAGGGTGGCGAGAAACAGGGGATAGTCGATG of the Serratia marcescens subsp. marcescens ATCC 13880 genome contains:
- the pgpA gene encoding phosphatidylglycerophosphatase A — translated: MDEAKRRLRMSNPWHLLATGFGSGLSPVMPGTMGSLAAIPFWLLLIQLPWQLYSLAVMFSICIGVYICHRTAKDMKVHDHGSIVWDEFVGMWITLMALPINDWRWVAAGFVIFRILDMWKPWPIRWFDRNVHGGMGIMVDDIIAGVLSAGIIYLIGHHWPIGLF
- a CDS encoding aldo/keto reductase, whose product is MKYLKLGNTDLNVSRICLGCMTYGEPNRGNHAWTLPEESSRPLLKQALEAGINFFDTANSYSDGSSEEILGRALRDYARREDVVIATKVYFPLSNLERGLSRAKIMQSIDDSLRRLGTDYVDLLQIHRWDYETPLEETLEALHDVVKAGKARYIGASSMYAWQFAKALYTADLHGWTRFVSMQDQYNLIQREEEREMHPLCAAEGIAVLPWSPLARGRLTRPWGETTARLVSDQFGKSLYEDTEGIDAIIAERVASLADERGVSRAQIALAWLLNKPTVSAPIVGASRSEQLDDAIAAVDLSLSPQEVAELETAYVPHRVTGFE
- the dxs gene encoding 1-deoxy-D-xylulose-5-phosphate synthase, encoding MSLDIAKYPTLALAENPEELRSLPKESLPKLCDELRQYLLNSVSRSSGHFASGLGTVELTVALHFVYNTPFDHLVWDVGHQAYPHKILTGRRDRIATIRQKNGLHPFPWRAESEYDVLSVGHSSTSISAGLGMAVAAEREGKGRRTVCVIGDGAITAGMAFEAMNHAGDINPDMLVVLNDNEMSISENVGALNNHLAQLLSGKLYSTLREGGKKVLAGVPPIKELVKRTEEHLKGMVVPGTLFEELGFNYIGPVDGHDVQGLVATLKNMRDLKGPQLLHIMTKKGRGYAPAEKDPISFHAVPKFDPASGTLPKSAGGLPTYSKIFGDWLCETAAKDSSLMAITPAMREGSGMVQFSRDYPQQYFDVAIAEQHAVTFAAGLAIGGYKPVVAIYSTFLQRAYDQLIHDVAIQNLPVMFAIDRGGIVGADGQTHQGAFDLSFMRCIPTMVIMTPSDENECRQMLYTGYHYNAGPSAVRYPRGTGTGAALEPLSMLPIGKGVVRRQGEKIAILNFGTLLPEAAQAAETLNATLVDMRFVKPLDEQLVLELAASHETLVTLEENAIMGGAGSGVNELLMAKRRPVPVLNLGLPDSFVSQGSQEELRADLGLDAAGIQRQIETWLAQ
- the ispA gene encoding (2E,6E)-farnesyl diphosphate synthase; this encodes MSEIAPSAAFADQLQIFRQRADRALLDFIAPLPFNDGNMVAAMRHGALLGGKRLRPFLVYTTGQMFGVSLANLDAPAAAVECIHAYSLIHDDLPAMDDDDLRRGQPTCHIKFGEANAILAGDALQTLAFSILADAEMPDVALRDRLAMVSELAAASGVAGMCGGQSLDLEAEGKHVDLQALEQIHRHKTGALIRAAVRLGALSAGEAGRAALPQLDRYAAAVGLAFQVQDDILDVVGETEKIGKRQGADQQHGKSTYPALLGLDSAKAKAWDLYQEALAALDTLAAQSYNTAPLRALASFIIERDN
- the xseB gene encoding exodeoxyribonuclease VII small subunit, with protein sequence MPKKPAQSASTEQTASFESALGELESIVTRLESGELPLEDALNEFERGVQLARQGQQKLQQAEQRVQILLNDSADDAALAPFTPDAE
- the thiI gene encoding tRNA uracil 4-sulfurtransferase ThiI; this encodes MKFIIKLFPEITIKSQSVRLRFIKILSTNIRNVLKQYDETLAVVRHWDHIEVRAKDENQRPIIADALTRIPGIHHILEVEDRAYTDIHHIFEQTLEAYRAQLEGKTFCVRVKRRGKQAFNSQDVERYVGGGLNQHIESARVNLTRPQVTVNLEIEDDKLMLVKRRLEGIGGYPVGTQEDVMSLISGGFDSGVSSYMLMRRGCRVHFCFFNLGGAAHEIGVKQVAHYLWNRFASSHKVRFVAIDFEPVVGEILEKVDDGQMGVVLKRMMVRAASQVAERYGVQALVTGEALGQVSSQTLTNLRLIDNASDTLILRPLISHDKEHIIKLAREIGTEDFAKTMPEYCGVISKSPTVKAVKAKIEEEESHFDFSILDRVVSEAKNVDIRSIAEQAQEQVTEVETVAAFGADEVILDIRSNDEQEEKPLQLEQVEVKALPFYKLSTQFGDLDQSKTYLLYCERGVMSRLQALYLLEQGFSNVKVYRP
- the yajL gene encoding protein deglycase YajL, with translation MSVSALVCLAPGSEETEAVTTIDLLVRAGVKVTTASVAGDGELTIVCSRGVKLLADAPLVAIVDEPFDAIVLPGGLKGAECFRDSPLLVEKVRQMHLQGNIVAAICAAPALVLQHHDLFPVGNMTGFPGLKDQIPAEKWMERRVVYDARVNLLTSQGPGTAMEFALKLIDLLLGKAKAAEIAAQLVLIPGMYDFRD
- the panE gene encoding 2-dehydropantoate 2-reductase, giving the protein MKITILGCGALGQLWLSRLYQQGHDVQGWLRVPQPFCAVNVIEPEGVSFNRNLPTNDPEHLAQSELLLVTLKAWQVSSAVSALLPKLNPQCAILLLHNGMGTQEELPPNGQPILQGTTTHAARHEGSTIIHVATGITHIGPTSPAAQQLSHLAEVLHQALPDVAWHNNIASANWRKLAVNCVINPLTALYGCRNGDLQRYPEQIEALCREVASVMAMEGYHTSCEGLMQYVMDVIHSTADNVSSMLQDIRSQRHTEIDYITGYLLRRARSHGLTLPENARLFELIKRKENEYERIGAGLPGTW
- a CDS encoding YajQ family cyclic di-GMP-binding protein encodes the protein MPSFDIVSEIDMQEVRNAVENATRDLGTRWDFRNVPASFELNEKNQSIKVATESDFQVQQLLDILREKLSKRSIDGAALEIPEEFTHSGKTYSVEAKLKQGIETSVAKKIVKLIKDSKLKVQAQIQGEEVRVTGKSRDDLQSVMALVRGGDLGQPFQFKNFRD
- a CDS encoding MFS transporter → MNDNSMTPQERRATWGLGTVFSLRMLGMFMVLPVLTTYGMALNGASEALIGIAIGIYGLAQAVFQIPFGLVSDRIGRKPLIVGGLLIFALGSVIAAVTDSIWGVILGRALQGSGAIAAAVMALLSDLTREQNRTKAMAFIGVSFGITFAIAMVLGPIITHAFGLHALFWMIAVLALAGIVITLAVVPSADTHLLNRESSIVRGSFRKVLSNSRLLKLNVGIMCLHILLMSSFVALPLAMEKAGLAASEHWIVYLVTMLVSFAAVVPFIIYAEKYRRMKQVFMGCVAVLFCAEVLLWLSGAHLWGIIAGVQLFFMAFNVMEAILPSLISKESPAGYKGTAMGVYSTSQFIGVAIGGSLGGWLYGLQGAGLVFIAGAVLAAVWFLISSTMKEPPYVSSLRITLSELAVKDSALESRLKAQPGVAEAIVVPEERSAYVKVDTKQTNRGQLEALVNSL
- the cyoE gene encoding heme o synthase, which gives rise to MIKQYLQVTKPGIIFGNLISVVGGFLLASKGSIDYPLFLATLVGVSLVVASGCVFNNYIDRDIDKKMERTKNRVLVKGLIAPSVTLVYATVLGIAGFALLYIAANPLAMWLAVMGFVVYVGVYSLYMKRHSVYGTLIGSLSGAAPPVIGYCAVTNEFDAGALILLAIFSLWQMPHSYAIAIFRFKDYQAANIPVLPVVKGISVAKNHITVYILAFMIATLMLTLVGYAGYKYLIVAAAVSVWWLGMALRGYKTENDSVWARKLFVFSIVAITSLSVMMSIDFSATAAPEALVTYVW